One Heptranchias perlo isolate sHepPer1 chromosome 5, sHepPer1.hap1, whole genome shotgun sequence DNA window includes the following coding sequences:
- the LOC137322172 gene encoding LOW QUALITY PROTEIN: transmembrane protein 200C-like (The sequence of the model RefSeq protein was modified relative to this genomic sequence to represent the inferred CDS: inserted 1 base in 1 codon; deleted 1 base in 1 codon; substituted 1 base at 1 genomic stop codon), giving the protein MIATGGLLRITARTNDSFQSCERANKRRRKVSKKCKNDLVIVKAKLKLCSISGLITAFGILVMLGGIAMVIMGYWPMAKKISETDAVSHNSTNNSTTAETTILEIISEFAASYIHSDKLKILGPLVMGIGIFLFICANAVLHENRDKKTKIINMQDIYSAVIDIHSIKKKEYSPFNGFVNYVPCKSIDNLKSPDSYDAVILAKSSCQTATADGIKKVDSMKNPRENNNYYAKQQGLHPKNNMALSXTLFSICRDRINAKEREKMPXTKSCVTSSVDAFTLPKTKLNNYIYTEEDTRSAKDENEAQMSKNYLKI; this is encoded by the exons ATGATAGCAACAGGAGGTCTTCTTCGTATTACAGCCAGGACAAACGATTCCTTCCAATCTTGTGAGCGTGCAAATAAACGCAGAAGGAAAGTATCCAAAAAGTGCAAGAATGATCTGGTAATAGTGAAAGCCAAATTGAAGTTGTGTTCCATTTCAGGATTGATTACTGCCTTTGGGATCTTGGTGATGTTGGGGGGGATTGCAATGGTAATTATGGGTTACTGGCCCATGGCCAAGAAGATTTCGGAAACAGATGCAGTATCTCATAACAGCACCAACAATAGCACTACAGCAGAGACTACAATTTTGGAAATTATTTCTGAATTTGCAGCCAGTTACATACATTCTGACAAGCTGAAGATTTTAGGACCACTGGTTATGGGAATTGGCATATTTCTCTTTATTTGCGCTAATGCAGTTCTTCATGAAAACAGAGACAAGAAAACTAAGATCATTAATATGCAAGATATTTACTCCGCAGTGATAGATATTCACAGTATAAAGAAAAAGGAATACAGTCCTTTTAATGGATTTGTGAATTATGTGCCGTGCAAAAGCATTGACAATCTCAAGTCTCCAGATTCTTACGATGCAGTAATATTGGCTAAAAGTTCTTGTCAGACAGCTACAGCAGATGGCATAAAAAAAGTT GATTCAATGAAAAACCCAAGGGAAAATAACAATTATTATGCAAAGCAGCAGGGACTCCACCCCAAGAACAACATGGCATTATCATAGACACTTTTCAGTATTTGCAGAGACAGAATCAATGCTAAGGAAAGAGAAAAAATGC GGACCAAATCCTGTGTTACTTCTTCCGTTGATGCATTCACACTCCCTAAAACAAAACTGAACAATTACATTTACACTGAGGAAGACACCAGATCTGCCAAAGATGAAAATGAAGCACAGATgtcaaaaaattatttaaaaatttaA